A stretch of Geomonas oryzisoli DNA encodes these proteins:
- a CDS encoding putative metallopeptidase, whose amino-acid sequence MTTLNLTGELERLIYDITLRSPELHHIIPEKLLVCVSSGRTTRGGSLAKIHPLRFAGGERSVKARRGRRNVLCTMPSITHRGEEMLYVIYFLVPRFLELSFREKMITIFHELYHISPACDGDIRRFPGRNYAHGSSTKNYNLLMGQLVDRYLAGIPDRSALAFLEGNLAALRSRHSAIVARRLQAPRISITPA is encoded by the coding sequence ATGACCACGCTGAACCTGACCGGGGAGTTGGAGCGGCTGATCTACGACATCACCCTCCGCTCCCCGGAACTGCACCACATCATCCCCGAGAAGCTGCTGGTCTGCGTCTCCTCCGGCAGAACCACCCGCGGCGGAAGCCTCGCCAAGATCCACCCGCTGCGCTTTGCCGGCGGCGAGAGGTCCGTCAAGGCCCGGCGCGGCAGACGCAACGTTCTCTGCACCATGCCCAGCATCACCCACCGCGGCGAGGAGATGCTCTACGTCATCTATTTCCTGGTCCCCCGCTTCCTGGAACTCTCCTTCCGCGAAAAGATGATCACCATCTTCCACGAGCTGTACCACATCTCACCGGCCTGCGACGGCGACATCCGCCGCTTCCCGGGCCGCAACTACGCCCACGGCTCCTCGACCAAGAACTACAACCTCCTCATGGGGCAACTGGTGGACCGCTACCTGGCAGGGATCCCGGACCGCTCCGCACTCGCCTTCCTGGAGGGGAACCTGGCGGCGCTGCGCTCGCGGCACAGCGCCATCGTGGCCAGGCGCCTGCAGGCCCCGCGCATCAGCATCACGCCGGCGTGA
- a CDS encoding cytochrome C, whose amino-acid sequence MKIGKKDWIFIGIIAAVFIIFYVISGEEKTKRVPLDDTHKPSYELFKKTGSKMEADKGCPACHNTAPGGVPFPAKHPVKPKDGPMRCLFCHKLKLAGV is encoded by the coding sequence ATGAAAATCGGCAAGAAAGACTGGATCTTCATCGGCATCATAGCTGCCGTGTTCATCATCTTCTACGTCATTTCCGGCGAGGAAAAAACCAAGCGCGTCCCCCTGGACGACACCCACAAACCCTCCTACGAGCTGTTCAAGAAGACCGGCAGCAAGATGGAGGCGGACAAAGGGTGCCCGGCCTGCCACAACACCGCTCCCGGCGGCGTACCCTTCCCCGCCAAACACCCCGTGAAACCCAAGGACGGGCCGATGCGCTGCCTGTTCTGCCACAAGTTGAAGTTAGCCGGAGTGTAA
- a CDS encoding acyl-CoA dehydratase activase: MSDTLRIGIDLGSRKAKFALMRGNEIVRLADLDTIAFYKKYGSIVNDELSLDLLGSGIFSAEELAEAQITVTGYGRNSINLHGARVISEIKAHVAGARTQTGLADFTLLDMGGQDTKVAQVVAGRLTDFVMNDKCAASSGRYLENMAAVLEVSLDELSSHAEEPVALDATCGIFGESELIGQILRGYPVSRLCAGVNLTLVKRVMPMLKRFPSDTLVITGGVALNSAMVNLLRAQCGMEIVIPKHPQHNGAIGCAVNP; this comes from the coding sequence GTGTCAGACACGTTGAGAATAGGAATCGATCTGGGAAGCAGGAAGGCGAAGTTCGCCCTGATGCGCGGCAACGAAATCGTCAGGCTGGCGGACCTTGATACCATCGCCTTCTACAAGAAGTACGGCAGCATCGTGAACGACGAGCTGTCGCTCGACCTGCTGGGAAGCGGCATCTTCAGCGCAGAGGAACTGGCCGAGGCGCAGATCACGGTGACGGGCTATGGCCGTAACAGCATCAACCTGCATGGCGCGCGGGTCATCTCCGAGATCAAGGCCCACGTCGCCGGCGCGCGCACCCAGACCGGGCTTGCCGACTTCACCCTGTTGGACATGGGAGGCCAGGACACCAAGGTGGCCCAGGTGGTGGCGGGGCGGCTCACCGACTTCGTCATGAACGACAAGTGCGCCGCCTCCAGCGGCCGCTACCTGGAAAACATGGCCGCGGTCCTCGAGGTGAGCCTGGACGAGCTCTCCTCGCACGCGGAGGAACCGGTGGCGCTGGACGCCACCTGCGGCATCTTCGGCGAGAGCGAGCTGATCGGGCAGATCCTGCGCGGCTATCCCGTCTCCAGGCTCTGCGCCGGCGTCAACCTGACCCTCGTGAAGCGGGTGATGCCTATGCTGAAGCGCTTTCCCTCCGACACCCTGGTCATCACCGGCGGCGTCGCGCTGAACAGCGCCATGGTGAACCTGCTGAGGGCGCAGTGCGGCATGGAGATCGTGATACCCAAGCACCCGCAGCACAACGGCGCCATCGGCTGCGCGGTCAACCCTTAA
- a CDS encoding 2-hydroxyacyl-CoA dehydratase family protein, with translation MRRVGFTTTIPLEVLVAAGVVPIDLNNVFITHPEKTSLIEDAELTGFPRNVCAWIKGIYGAVVASGVKEMIAVTEGDCSYTKALMEVLSLNGVRVYPFAYPAGREAAPLKAEIEKLMSFFGVSWAEVDEAKKRLDRIRAKVHEIDRLSWQENRVTGEENHYFQVCTSDMNGDLDAFEAEVDAFLAQAAQRPERRERIRLAYLGVPPIVSGLYDFVEQVGARVVFNETQRQFSMPYGIQDLVEQYRAYSYPYDIFHRIGDISRELEKRKVDGVIHYVQSFCFRQIEDMVLRKSIKLPILTLEGDKPGDIDARTKIRLEGFLELFDERG, from the coding sequence TTGCGCAGAGTAGGCTTTACCACCACCATCCCGCTGGAAGTACTGGTCGCGGCGGGAGTGGTTCCCATCGATCTCAACAACGTCTTCATCACCCATCCCGAAAAGACCTCACTGATAGAAGATGCCGAGCTTACCGGCTTCCCCCGCAACGTCTGCGCCTGGATCAAGGGTATCTACGGCGCTGTGGTCGCCAGCGGCGTGAAGGAGATGATCGCCGTCACGGAAGGGGACTGCAGCTACACCAAGGCCCTCATGGAAGTTCTTTCGCTGAACGGGGTACGGGTTTATCCCTTCGCCTACCCGGCGGGCCGCGAAGCCGCGCCGCTCAAGGCGGAGATCGAAAAGCTGATGTCCTTTTTCGGCGTCAGTTGGGCCGAGGTGGACGAGGCGAAAAAACGCCTGGACCGCATCAGGGCAAAGGTGCACGAGATCGACCGCCTCAGTTGGCAGGAGAACCGGGTGACCGGGGAGGAAAACCACTACTTCCAGGTCTGCACCTCGGACATGAATGGCGACCTCGATGCCTTCGAGGCCGAGGTGGACGCCTTCCTGGCGCAGGCGGCGCAGAGGCCTGAGCGCAGGGAGCGGATCAGGCTCGCCTACCTCGGGGTGCCCCCGATCGTTTCCGGGCTGTACGACTTCGTGGAGCAGGTGGGTGCCCGCGTCGTCTTCAACGAAACCCAGCGGCAGTTCTCCATGCCGTACGGTATCCAGGACCTCGTGGAGCAGTACCGCGCCTACAGCTACCCGTACGACATCTTCCACCGGATCGGCGATATCAGCCGGGAGTTGGAGAAACGCAAGGTGGACGGGGTAATCCACTATGTGCAATCCTTCTGCTTCAGACAGATCGAGGACATGGTGCTCAGAAAGAGCATCAAACTCCCGATTCTGACGCTCGAAGGTGACAAACCGGGTGATATCGATGCCAGGACCAAGATCAGGCTGGAAGGGTTTCTGGAACTGTTCGATGAACGCGGCTGA
- the gcvT gene encoding glycine cleavage system aminomethyltransferase GcvT — MEELKSTPLRADHENLKALMAPFGGWLMPIQYSGIIAEHKWCREKAALFDICHMGEFLFKGDVVADGLEDVFTFSVNSIPVGRSRYGFLLNDAAGVIDDLIVFRLGEDEAMIVVNAATTDNDFAVIRSRLKNPASLTDISARTGKVDLQGPLSREIMVERFGAQIRDIPFFKFIKTSILGSDAIVSRTGYTGELGYEIFFPADRVAELWRLLLEDPRVAPAGLGARDLLRLEMGYSLYGNDLDETITPLTAGLSSFVNMNKEFVGKPALERESEQGSPRMKVAFKVDSRRAPRHFYQILQGGEEVGVVTSGAFSPMLSCGIGLGLVKPEAAALGTRLTIRNEKVEMEAQVVELPFYTGGSLRS; from the coding sequence ATGGAAGAGCTCAAGTCAACCCCGCTGCGTGCGGACCATGAGAACCTCAAGGCGCTGATGGCGCCCTTCGGCGGATGGCTGATGCCGATCCAGTACTCCGGGATCATCGCCGAGCACAAGTGGTGCCGTGAGAAGGCCGCACTCTTCGACATCTGCCACATGGGTGAGTTCCTCTTCAAGGGAGACGTGGTTGCGGACGGGCTGGAGGACGTCTTCACCTTCTCGGTCAATTCCATCCCCGTGGGGCGCTCGCGCTACGGCTTTCTGCTCAACGACGCCGCAGGGGTGATCGACGACCTCATCGTGTTCCGACTGGGCGAGGACGAGGCGATGATCGTGGTCAACGCCGCCACCACCGACAACGATTTCGCCGTGATCCGCTCGCGGCTCAAGAATCCCGCCTCCCTCACCGACATCTCCGCCCGCACCGGAAAGGTGGACCTGCAGGGTCCGCTCTCCCGCGAGATCATGGTGGAGCGTTTCGGGGCCCAGATCAGGGACATCCCCTTCTTCAAGTTCATCAAGACCAGCATCCTCGGGAGCGATGCCATCGTCAGCCGGACCGGCTATACCGGTGAACTCGGCTACGAGATCTTCTTCCCGGCGGACCGGGTGGCGGAGCTGTGGCGTCTGCTGCTCGAAGATCCCCGGGTAGCGCCGGCCGGGCTGGGCGCCCGCGATCTGCTGCGGCTGGAGATGGGATATTCCCTCTACGGCAACGACCTCGACGAGACCATCACGCCTTTGACCGCCGGGCTCTCCTCGTTTGTGAACATGAACAAGGAATTCGTGGGCAAGCCGGCTTTGGAGCGGGAGTCGGAACAGGGCTCGCCCCGCATGAAGGTCGCCTTCAAGGTGGACTCACGCCGCGCGCCGCGTCACTTCTACCAGATCCTGCAGGGAGGGGAGGAGGTCGGTGTGGTCACCAGCGGCGCCTTCTCCCCCATGCTCTCCTGCGGCATCGGGTTGGGGCTGGTCAAGCCCGAGGCCGCGGCGCTGGGGACGCGGCTCACCATCAGGAATGAAAAGGTGGAAATGGAAGCCCAGGTGGTAGAGCTTCCCTTCTACACCGGAGGGTCGCTCAGAAGCTGA
- the gcvH gene encoding glycine cleavage system protein GcvH, giving the protein MTKFYTKEHEWVEMAGAQATVGISEHAAHELGDITYVDLPKIGKNVKQFDALSAIESVKAASDIYAPVSGKVTEVNQALDEAPELVNQGAESQGWICKLEGVNEAELGALMDAAAYEEYLKGL; this is encoded by the coding sequence ATGACAAAGTTCTACACCAAGGAGCACGAGTGGGTCGAGATGGCGGGGGCGCAGGCGACGGTGGGGATCAGCGAACACGCGGCTCACGAGCTGGGGGACATCACCTACGTCGACCTTCCCAAAATCGGCAAGAACGTCAAGCAGTTCGATGCCCTGTCGGCGATCGAGTCGGTCAAGGCGGCAAGCGACATCTACGCGCCGGTTTCGGGCAAGGTGACCGAGGTGAACCAGGCGCTGGACGAAGCACCGGAGCTGGTGAACCAGGGGGCCGAGTCGCAGGGATGGATCTGCAAACTCGAAGGGGTCAATGAAGCCGAACTTGGCGCGCTCATGGATGCCGCGGCCTATGAAGAATACCTGAAAGGACTGTGA